A DNA window from Kitasatospora viridis contains the following coding sequences:
- a CDS encoding TIGR03943 family putative permease subunit — protein MAAVRREARAVLHVLLGAALLHLTLFSDLYLRFVRQALRPYLVATGVLLVLIGLLGAAAAARELWRGKRHREEHGSADGHEHGGADGHGHESGHGHESGHGHEHGSLRVAWLLTLPVLAVFLIAPDALGAFSAQRMDSAPVRPAGTGGFGALPTTDPLPMRLADFDARALWDGSGSLTGRRVALTGFVSPKDGGGWYLARLTISCCAADAQVSKVEVRGLGAPPQGSWVTVVGVWQPAGAPGQGGGAPVLTLQKLTRTTEPGDPYE, from the coding sequence GTGGCTGCTGTGAGGCGCGAGGCGCGGGCGGTCCTGCACGTGCTGCTCGGGGCGGCGCTGCTCCACCTGACCCTGTTCAGCGACCTCTACCTGCGCTTCGTGCGCCAGGCGCTGCGGCCGTACCTGGTGGCCACGGGGGTGCTGCTGGTGCTGATCGGGCTGCTCGGCGCGGCCGCAGCGGCCCGCGAGCTGTGGCGGGGCAAGCGGCACCGCGAGGAGCACGGTAGTGCGGATGGCCACGAGCACGGCGGCGCGGACGGCCACGGTCACGAGAGCGGCCATGGTCACGAGAGCGGCCACGGGCACGAGCACGGCAGCCTGCGGGTCGCCTGGCTGCTCACCCTGCCCGTGCTGGCCGTCTTCCTGATCGCCCCCGATGCGCTCGGCGCCTTCTCCGCCCAGCGGATGGACAGCGCCCCGGTCCGCCCGGCCGGCACCGGCGGCTTCGGCGCGCTGCCCACCACCGACCCGCTGCCGATGCGGCTGGCCGACTTCGACGCCCGCGCCCTGTGGGACGGCAGCGGCAGCCTGACGGGCCGTCGGGTCGCGCTCACCGGGTTCGTCAGCCCGAAGGACGGCGGCGGCTGGTACCTGGCCCGGCTGACCATCAGCTGCTGTGCCGCCGACGCCCAGGTCAGCAAGGTGGAGGTGCGGGGCCTGGGCGCCCCGCCGCAGGGCTCCTGGGTCACCGTGGTCGGCGTCTGGCAGCCCGCCGGCGCACCCGGCCAGGGCGGTGGCGCCCCGGTGCTGACCCTCCAGAAGCTGACCCGCACCACGGAGCCGGGGGACCCCTACGAGTGA
- a CDS encoding permease, translated as MADELVIESPPAPPQVPAPVGARGRRVDSLTLLVVGMVAVLVASRLIGDRHGPAWLQAWATVFIAICVQALPFLLLGTLLSAAVAAFVPTTFLERALPRNPVLAVPIAGVAGVVLPGCECASVPVAGRLIARGVAPAAALAFLLSSPAINPVVLVATGVAFRGHPEMVWARLIASLATAVVMGLLWARFGRPEWLRPKLLREPAAGGSGWGSRWAVFRESLEHDFLHAGGFLVIGGLTAATLNVALPRGFLGSVTGLPVLSVLVPALLAVLLAVCSEADAFVAAGLSGLSPVARLAFMVVGPMVDTKLIALQAGTFGRAFAWRFSAATFAVAVLTAALVGWWLL; from the coding sequence ATGGCGGACGAGTTGGTCATCGAGTCGCCCCCAGCCCCTCCCCAGGTCCCGGCTCCGGTCGGGGCGCGCGGGCGGCGGGTGGACTCGCTGACCCTGCTGGTGGTCGGCATGGTCGCGGTGCTGGTCGCCTCCCGGCTGATCGGGGACCGGCACGGGCCGGCCTGGCTGCAGGCGTGGGCCACCGTGTTCATCGCGATCTGCGTGCAGGCGCTGCCGTTCCTGCTGCTCGGCACCCTGCTCTCCGCCGCCGTGGCCGCCTTCGTGCCGACCACCTTCCTGGAGCGGGCGCTGCCGAGGAACCCGGTGCTCGCGGTGCCGATCGCCGGGGTGGCGGGCGTGGTGCTGCCGGGATGTGAGTGCGCGTCGGTCCCGGTGGCCGGGCGGCTGATCGCGCGCGGGGTGGCACCGGCCGCGGCGCTCGCCTTCCTGCTCTCCTCGCCCGCGATCAACCCGGTGGTGCTGGTCGCCACCGGGGTCGCGTTCCGCGGCCACCCCGAGATGGTGTGGGCCCGGTTGATCGCCTCGCTGGCCACCGCCGTGGTGATGGGGCTGCTCTGGGCCCGGTTCGGCCGGCCCGAGTGGCTGCGCCCCAAGCTGCTGCGCGAGCCGGCGGCGGGCGGGAGCGGGTGGGGGAGCCGCTGGGCGGTGTTCCGCGAGTCGCTGGAGCACGACTTCCTGCACGCCGGCGGCTTCCTGGTGATCGGCGGCCTGACCGCCGCCACCCTCAACGTGGCGCTGCCGCGCGGGTTCCTCGGCTCGGTGACCGGCCTGCCGGTGCTCTCCGTGCTGGTCCCCGCGCTGCTCGCCGTGCTGCTGGCGGTCTGCTCCGAGGCGGACGCCTTCGTCGCCGCCGGGCTGAGCGGGCTGTCACCGGTGGCCCGGCTGGCGTTCATGGTGGTCGGCCCGATGGTGGACACCAAGCTGATCGCCCTTCAGGCCGGGACCTTCGGCCGCGCCTTCGCCTGGCGGTTCTCCGCCGCCACCTTCGCCGTCGCGGTGCTGACGGCCGCACTGGTCGGCTGGTGGCTGCTGTGA
- a CDS encoding DinB family protein produces MIDDHAKSRLHHDLRWIREAVLAKLDGLGEYDVRRPLTATGTNLLGLVKHLALWEARYFGDVFDRPFPEPLPRWDDEAQQDADMWATEHETRAEIVDRYRRVWQHSDATIDALALDAPGHVPWWPRPEVTLFDILVHILTETSRHAGHADILREQLDGAVGDDGADADRDAAFWADRRAEIERAARAARPEAR; encoded by the coding sequence ATGATCGACGACCACGCGAAGAGCCGACTGCACCACGACCTGCGCTGGATCCGCGAGGCGGTGCTCGCGAAGCTCGACGGACTCGGCGAGTACGACGTCCGCCGCCCGCTCACGGCGACCGGCACCAACCTCCTCGGCCTGGTCAAGCACCTGGCCCTGTGGGAGGCCAGGTACTTCGGCGACGTCTTCGACCGGCCGTTCCCCGAGCCGCTGCCCCGGTGGGACGACGAGGCCCAGCAGGACGCCGACATGTGGGCGACCGAGCACGAGACCCGCGCCGAGATCGTCGACCGGTACCGGCGGGTGTGGCAGCACAGCGATGCGACGATCGACGCCCTGGCCCTCGACGCCCCCGGCCACGTGCCGTGGTGGCCGCGCCCCGAGGTGACGCTGTTCGACATCCTGGTCCACATCCTCACCGAGACCAGCCGGCACGCCGGCCACGCCGACATCCTGCGCGAGCAACTCGACGGCGCGGTGGGCGACGACGGGGCCGACGCCGACCGGGACGCCGCGTTCTGGGCGGACCGGCGCGCGGAGATCGAGCGCGCTGCCCGGGCCGCGCGACCGGAAGCCCGGTGA
- a CDS encoding DUF6215 domain-containing protein translates to MTDQQGTAPDTARSEPGGGQAEEAGMRPAAQVVSALAMGAVLIAGFLVLQHQEDLANRPVAAASCQAAKADDSPKYPALCAALNRPDLPDLVGAPLDQVTVAGPGPSHWTNADGSKQVVDSAEVQIGQLSVRLTQDDGADVTDAEVLGSAPHQRAPVLGHLSTTYEMNTIGFTLPLGGGQSSRAPGGVAENLVIGKHPDGHGGSYEFTIWRQDTGAPDRASLYRIAEAVLPTLPDWDAASAAPSAPAPVPAVTSSPSAAS, encoded by the coding sequence GTGACTGATCAACAGGGGACGGCTCCGGACACCGCGCGGAGCGAGCCGGGCGGCGGGCAGGCCGAGGAGGCGGGCATGCGGCCCGCCGCCCAGGTGGTGTCGGCGCTGGCGATGGGCGCGGTGCTGATCGCCGGCTTCCTGGTGCTCCAGCACCAGGAGGACTTGGCGAACCGGCCCGTCGCGGCGGCGAGCTGCCAGGCCGCGAAGGCCGACGACTCCCCCAAGTACCCGGCGCTCTGTGCCGCGTTGAACCGCCCGGACCTGCCGGACCTGGTCGGGGCGCCGCTGGACCAGGTGACGGTCGCGGGCCCCGGCCCCTCGCACTGGACCAACGCGGACGGCAGCAAGCAGGTCGTCGACAGCGCCGAGGTGCAGATCGGCCAGCTCTCCGTGCGCCTGACCCAGGACGACGGCGCGGACGTGACCGACGCCGAGGTGCTGGGCTCCGCGCCGCACCAGCGCGCCCCGGTGCTCGGCCACCTCAGCACCACGTACGAGATGAACACCATCGGCTTCACCCTCCCGCTCGGCGGCGGCCAGTCCTCGCGCGCACCGGGCGGGGTCGCGGAGAACCTGGTGATCGGCAAGCACCCGGACGGGCACGGCGGTTCCTACGAGTTCACCATCTGGCGCCAGGACACCGGCGCGCCGGACCGGGCCAGCCTGTACCGGATCGCCGAGGCCGTCCTGCCGACCCTGCCCGACTGGGACGCGGCCTCCGCCGCCCCGAGCGCCCCCGCCCCGGTCCCGGCCGTCACTTCTTCACCATCCGCAGCATCCTGA